The Methylocystis echinoides DNA segment GGTTCGGATAACGGCCGGCAAGCGCAATGTCGCCATTGACGAGGATCAGCGGCAGCGCCTCTTGACCCGAACGCTCAAGAAAGCCTTTCACCGTGACATTGTCGGCAAAGGCCATGGGTTGCTGGGCAAGGTTGAAGCGCTCGATTTGCGCGCCGTTCTTTTTCGCCCAGTCGACATCCGCCGCGAAGGTGACAAGCGCCTGATCGGTATCGACGCCACAAACGCCCGAGCTGCAACAAAGGGCGGGATCGAAAACGTGAATTGTGGTCATGTGAGTCCTTCAGGAGTGGGTTAAGCGCCCCTGCCGGTGACGACTTCGCCATCTTCCTTGGTGAAGTCGCCAATGTCGGGGTTGGGCAGAATATCGAGCACGGCCTCGGAAGGGCGGCACAGCCGCGCGCCATTTGGCGTTACGACGATAGGCCGATTGATGAGGATCGGGTGTTCGAGCATGAAGCCGATCAACTCGTCTTCCGTCCATTTGGGATCGGCTAGGCCGAGCGCCTCATAAGGCGTTCCCTTCTGTCGCAGCAGCTCGCGCGCGGAAATGCCCATGGCCTTAAGCAGCTCGACGAGTCGCGCGCGCGTCGGCGGGTCTTTTAGATACTCGATGACGACCGGCTCTTCGCCGCTTTGGCGGATCATCGCCAACGTGTTGCGCGAGGTGCCGCAGGCGGGGTTGTGATAGATGGTAACAGACACCCTCACGCCTCCGTTTTGTGACCGTGGGTCGCGCCTTCCGCCTCGCCGATTTCGCGCAGGCGCGCCTTCAGCTTGAGTTTGTCAAGGCGGGCGATCGGCGTCGCCAGCAGCAGCGAAATGCGCGTCTTCAGATAACGGAAGGCAAGGTTGAAAGCGCGTTGCTTTTCGATATCCGTGCCCTCGACGGCCGCAGGGTCTTCAATGCCCCAATGCGCGGTCATCGGTTGACCCGGCCAGATCGGGCAGACTTCGCCCGCCGCGTTGTCGCAGACGGTGAACACGAAATCCATCACCGGCGCACCGGGAGCCGCAAACTCCTCCCAATTCTTTGAGCGGAAGCCCTCGGTCGGATAGTCGTATTCCGCAAGGGTTTTAATGGCGAAGGGATTGATGACGCCTTTCGGCTGGCTCCCCGCCGAGAAGGCGTTGAAGCGCCCTGCCCCATCCTTGCGAAGAATACCCTCCGCCAAAATCGAGCGAGCGGTGTTGCCTGTGCAGAGGAAGAGGACGTTATAGACGCGTTCGGTCATTTGTTGGCTCCCGTTCCAGAACAACAAGCGGCTTCAATGACTGGCGCAGCTTTGAGCCGCAGCAGGGAGAGGACGCCCCCTTCCCGCCGGTGCGGAATCCCGCCAGCTTTTCATCGTCGCCGTAAATCGTGCTTTCGCCGGTCGTCAGGAACGACTCCCACAACAGCCCTTGCGGGTCGGAAGTCCACGCTTTCTCGGACTCGGCGTAGCAGCAGGTTGTCGCGCCTTCTTCCAGCATAGGGCGTTCGGCCTGTTGCAGGCGGCCATAGACTTCCTTCAATTCCTCGGGCGTCTCGACCTGAATCCCGAGATGATCGACGCCGGTCTTTCCGCCGCGCGCCGAGATCGCAAAATTCACGCGCGGGTCATCAAGCATCCATTTCGCGTAGTCGGGTTTGGCGACGGTCGGCTCGGCCCCGAAAAGCGCGCTGTAAAAGCGGACGGAACCCGCAAGGTCATCAACGGACACGTGCACGTGCAGGCGTTTCATGGCTTCCCTTTGGCTGGCAAGTTGAAGGAACGGCGGCCTCACAAGAGGCGGCTGCGCCTTGGCAGCAGTTTTCGGTCATGTAGGCGAGCAGCGCGTCCATAACCGGATACACCGCCGAGTAGATCAGCGACCGGCTTTCGCGCCGGAAGGTCACAAGGTCCGCGTGTTTGAGCTGGCTAAGGTGAAAGGACAGCGTCGCGGGCGGCAGGCCAAGCCGTTCGCCGATTTGTCCCGCAGGAAGCCCCTCCGGCCCCGCCTGCATGAGCAGCCGGAAAATATCGAGGCGGGTCTCGTGACCGAGAGCGACTAGGGCGGCGATGGCTTCTTGCTTTTCCATATTTCAAATATGATGGAAACGTTGGACGCGTCAAGAGCTCGCAAGCCATGCTCCTATGCGCTTGAGCAACATCCGGCGGGGCGCCGATGCTCGCGAGCTTCCTGAACCGGCGGACACGGAACGTCGCCATAGGAGCAAAACACGCAGCAGTCCCCAGCCTTTGGTTTGAGCAGCGCTCCGCAGCCCTTGCATTCATAGAAGAACTGGCATGCGTCCGTCGGCATCGTCTCGGCCGACTGGCGCCCGCAGGACGGACAGGTGATCACTGAGACGAGTCGCATCAGCGGCCCCGCATCAGCTTGAGCAACGCGGGGTCGATGTAGCCCCAGCTTGCCGCCGCGAGAACGATGGCCGAAGCACAGATAAGCAGCGCCAGGGTTGAGCGGGATCGTTCGGGCGACGCGCAGCTTTCGCCCGAGGCGCACGCAACAGGACGTTTCAGCCCCCACGCGCCCCAGCCGCCGACAATCGCCAGGGCGCTGATCAGCAGAAATGGCGTTCGCCATTCCGCAACCGTCTCAAGCCCACCGAGAACGCCCGCGCTGGCACCGAGCGCGGCGAGCCCGAGCGGGATGGCGCAGCACGAAGATGCGACAACCGCGGCGAATCCGGCGACGAGCCCAAGGCGGCGAACCATTTTTGCGAAGCTGCCAGGTTCGCGGGAGCCGAATCGGCTGGCGTTGTTTCTTGCGCTGTGTCGTTAATGGTCATGGCTCGCTCTTGCTTGATCGTCGGGGTATCCTGCACCCCGTAGCGACTACGGGGGCAAGAGGAACAATCCGTGAAATCCTTGACCATCGGGCAGCTCGCGGCGGCGGCGGGCGTCAATCTCGAGACCGTGCGCTATTACGAGCGTATCAAACTCATGCCGCCGCCCGCCCGAACGGCGAGCGGATACCGCGCCTACGAACAAGCTCATATTCGCAGGCTCGCCTTCATCCGCCGGGCCCGCGAGCTTGGCTTCAGCATCGAGCAAATCCGCGCCCTGCTGGCGCTCGCCGAGCCGTCCCGCGCCTCCTGTGCGGACGTGAGAGACATTGCGCGGACACATCTCGACGAGGTGCGGGCGGAACTCGCAGACCTCGCCAGACTGGAGCGAATTCTCGCGGAGACAATCTCTCGCTGTTCCGGCGATCCCGCCCCGCCATGTCCCGTGCTGAATATGCTGGCAACGTCGGGCCTAGGCCAAGAAAAGCGCACGGCCAAGAAAGTGTGAGCGCTCGAGGTGAATGGAGGACGCGATAGATATGCGTCCCGCCGCGAACGCCGTGGCCGGGACGCGGCGGCCCAGCCTCGAGCAGCACGAAGTCTCGCCGGACGCCTCGTCCAGCTGGGCGCAACGAAAGCGCGCGCCAATGGGTCTCGGCAATATCGACTTCAGGGCGGAGGACATGCTGGCGCTCGGCATTCCAGACGCCAGCTTGATGCCTGGTCTGCGTCTTGGGATTTTCTTCGTGCCCGATATGGTTGCCGCCACAAGAGAGCTTTGGCGCATAGTCCGCCCCGGCGGACGGCTCGCCATCACGGCATGGGGCCCCGGCCTGTTCGAACCCGCCAAAAGCGCCGGCATCACCAGAAAACACCAACCAGCGCAAAAGGTTAGACACAAAGTTCCTAAGATTACGCATGCCACTCTACCTAACACCCAACCCGCATTTGGCATGGCTTGGCCCCGGCTTTGCTCGTAGCGACATAGTCTGACGGCTATAACAACAGGAGCGCCGATGCGCGGCCCCGCCAACCAAATCAAAATGTCAGATGCGACAAGCCTTGCCATGGCCTTTGGCGGCGGCGCTCTCATTGGCGGGCTCGGCGGTCTCATCGGACTTGGAGGAGCCGAATTTCGACTGCCGCTGCTCATCAGTGTATTCGCATTTTCGGGGCTTGAAGCAGTCATCCTCAATAAGGCCATGAGCCTCATTGTCGTCGCCTTCGCGCTGCCTTTTCGATCGAGCTCCGTCCCCTTCGGAGAAGTTGCGGGAAATTGGCCCGCCATCATCAACCTGCTTACTGGCAGCCTCCTCGGCGCATGGCTTGGCGCGGGTTGGGCGACACGGCTGAGCCACAAAGAGCTCTATCGCGTTATCGCGGTCCTGCTCGTTTTGATTGCCATTGCTTTGGTGTTCGGCCACAACGCGGCCAATGCGGCTCCCGCGTTAACCGGTGTTGCGCAGATGCTGACCGGCGTTGTCGCCGGCTTTGCGATCGGCGTCGTCGCGTCGCTTCTGGGGGTCGCTGGCGGCGAGCTGCTCATTCCGACGCTGGTCTTACTCTTCGGCGCGGACATCAAGCTTGCAGGCAGTCTCTCGCTTGCCGTGAGTTTGCCCACCATGATCGTTGCTTTCACACGCTACAGCCGCGACAGAAGCTTCGCCGTTATGAGGAACAATCGCAGATTCGTCCTTGCCATGGCGACGGGATCCATCGCCGGGAGCTTTATCGGCGGGCAGATGTTGGGCTTCGTCCCAAGCTCCATGCTCTTGCCGTTGTTGGCGACCATCTTGGTTGTTTCCGCAGTGAAGGTCTGGCGGCATCAATAGCCCGGATGGCGCCGTCGAATCGCTGCCTACTCGGCGACTTCTCCCTCAGCAGGACCAAACCCACTGGCCATACGACCAGCGCCAGCAGGCGCCGCCGTGCCCGCCCGGCCATCCGTAAGGCGGCACGTAGTAACCGCTGCCCCGCCAGCCGTAGCCGCCATCCCAAGCCCTGCGCCCACCCCAAACGCCTCCCCGCCAATCGCAACAGCGGTATCCATCCCAGGCGAGTGCCGGGACCGGCGGCAGCGGAGCGCCGGCTAATAGCGCAGCGCAGCAAATCTTCTTGATCATCGTTTTCCTCAATCAGTTAGGCGGGCGCGGCCTTGGCATCCGTCGGCAAACACGCTTTCTTAGCCGATGGATGCTCGGAGCGGACCCAGGCCAAGCTTCGATCTCCGACCACGTAGAGACCGGCACTGCGTCCACTCAGTAACCCACATGCGAATGAGCTCCTTCTTTCCCCCCATGTCCTTCTGGCTTCTTCAATGGGCGCCTTCGAACCTGTCCGCCTCCCGAAATGAAGCTCCTCTCCAAGCAGAGGAGATCATGGCCGCAAGCCGGCTGGATCATGACGCCCTCCTCGCGTCGCTGCAAACCGCGCGAAGTGGATTGGATCGTGCCGAGGCGGAGACGCGGTTGACCTCGGCGGGGCCGAACCTCATAGCCCAGGAGGGGATCCCCAGTGTGTTCGAGGAGCTGTGGTCTCGCGCCAAAAGCCCCTTGAACGCTCTGCTCTTATCGCTTGCGGCGACGTCATATCTACTGGGCGACCTGCACTCGGCGGTTGTGATCACGATCATCGTCGCGCTCGCCATTGGGATGGCGTTCATCCAGGAGCATCGCTCCAACGAGGCGGCGGCCAAGCTTCGCCGCGCCGTCAAGACCATGGCGAGCGTGAAGCGTCGCGGCGCGGAAAAGGAAGAGGTCGGCCATCCCAACGGCTTCCAGGAAATACCTTTAGAAGACCTCGTCCCCGGCGACATTGTGCGACTCTCGGCGGGGGACATCATCCCAGCGGATCTGTGTCTCCTCGAGGCGAAGGACCTCTTCGTCGATCAGGCCGCATTGACCGGGGAAGCCATCCCCGTCGAAAAGTCCGCACAAGTCGACGCCGCGGCTGACCGGGACCTATTGAACATACCGAACATCTGCCTGATGGGCGGCAGCGTGGTGAGCGGATTCGCCACGGCCGTGGTCGTGGATACGGGCGCAAAGACCTATTTCGGCCAGCTTGCCAGCCGCGTCGTCTCGAAACGGCAGTTGACGAGCTTTGAAAGAGGCGTCAATCGCTTCATCCGGCTCATGCTTTATTTCATGTTGGCGCTGGCGCCAGCTGTGTTCCTGATCAATGGATTGACAAAGGGCGACTGGGCTGAGGCTCTTCTCTTCGCGCTCGCGATCGCGGTCGGGCTGACCCCCGAACTCTTGCCGATGATCGTCACGGTCAATCTGGCTAAGGGCGCCGTCGCCATGGCGGAAAAACGCGTCATTGTGAAGCGTCTCAACGCCATTCAGAATTTCGGGGCCATGGATGTTCTTTGCACGGACAAGACCGGGACGCTCACGCAAAACCGTGTTTCACTCAGCCTGTATCTGAACGTCGAGGGGAAGACTGACGAAAGGGTGCTTGAATACGCCTACCTCAACAGCCATTACCAATCCGGCTTGAAGAGCCTCCTCGACGTTGCGGTCTTGGAGCATGTAGAGCTGGGCAGAAATGTCCATTTGAGGCATGATTATCAGGTCGTAGACGAGATCCCCTTCGACTTCTCCCGGAAGCGCCTATCGGTTGTGCTGTCTCGTGGCGCCGGAGAGGGCAACGGAAACGGCGTCACCAGGTTCTTCAGGCTGGTCTGGGGCTTTCTTTCGTCGGGCGAAGGCGCGCATTTACTCGTCTGTAAGGGCGCCGTCGAAGAGACGCTTTCTTGCTGCGCTTTCTACGATCAAAACGGCAAGGCTATTAAATTCGGCCCCAAGCGCCGAAACGAAATTCTCGAACTAACGCGCGAACTCAACGAAGACGGGTTACGCGTCGTCGCTGTCGCATATAAGGAAGTTTCGTATCCGCCGAAAAATTACTCTGTCCCTGACGAGACCGACCTCACTCTCCTCGGATTCATCGCGTTCCTCGATCCGGCAAAAGAAAGCACCGGCGCCGCTCTCTCCGCCCTGAAAGCGTCAGGGGTTCAGATCAAAATCCTCACGGGCGATAATGAGGTGGTCACCCGCAAGATTTGCCGCGACGTCGGGCTGGAAGCGGATCGTATCGCGCTCGGCTCAGAAATTGAAAAGCTATCAGACGACGAGCTGGCCGAACTCCTCGACGGCGTGACCATCTTCGCCAAACTATCTCCCGATCAAAAGGCGCGCATCGTCAGAGCGCTACACAGGAAGGGCCACGTCGTCGGCTTTCTTGGCGACGGGATCAACGACAGCCTGGCGCTCAAGGCCGCCGATGTCGGGATCTCCGTCGATACGGCGGTCGACATCGCGAAAGAATCCGCCGACATCATCTTGCTGGAAAAAAGCCTGCTCGTCCTCCAACAGGGCGTCATCGAGGGACGCAAGGTTTTCGGCAACATCGTCAAATACATCAAGATGGGCGCCAGCTCGAATTTTGGCAGCATGTTCAGCGTCCTGGGGGCGAGCCTGCTCGTGCCTTTCCTACCCATGTTGCCGATACAGGTCCTGACCAATAATCTGCTCTACGATTTCTCTCAAACTGCGATCCCAACGGACAATGTGGACCAGGAATACGTCGCGGCGCCCCGCAGATGGGAAATCGGCAACCTCTTCAAGTTCATGATTTTCATCGGGCCAATCAGCTCGATCTTCGACTATTCGACCTTCTTCGTCATGCTTTATGTCTTCGACGCCTGGAGCAACGCCGCCTTGTTCCAGACAGGCTGGTTTGTCGAATCGCTCCTATCCCAGACCCTGATCATCCACATCATTCGCACCGCAAAGATCCCCTTTCTTGAAAGCCGCGCGAGCAACGCCCTTATCGCAACCTCGCTGATCATCAGCGCAATTGGCGCCGCCCTGCCCTACACGCCGATTGGGGAAGCGTTGAAATTTACGGCGCTGCCGCCGCTCTACTGGCCCATCCTTGCTGGCACGCTAGTGGTCTATGCGCTTTTAACGCAGGCGGTGAAGGTTTGGTTCGTTAAGCGCTGGGGTCTGTAGCGGGCGAAGCGGCGCTCCCCCTTGTCAGTTTTTGACATCTGACCCGTCATGTGGGCGGTTGCATGAGCGTTCCCCCGGAAGCGCTTCCTCAGGCACACAAAACATCCTGTGGCGGCCGCCCTAATAGTCGGCACCCCTAGGCGAATGGCGATTTAAACGTCGAGCAAGCCCCTAGTTCAGCCTCGATCTCGAGCAGACGATTATATTTCGCGATGCGCTCGCTCCGACAGGCCGATCCCGTCTTGATCTGTCCGCCCCCCATGGCGACGGCGAAGTCTGCGATAAAGGCGTCTTCTGTCTCGCCGGAGCGGTGAGAAATGACGTAGCCCCAGCCGGCTTCACGACACAGCGCGATGGCTTCAACGGTCTCGGTAACGGTGCCGATCTGATTCAACTTGATCAGCACCGCATTGGCGGCATGTTCCGCTATCCCGCGCGCGATGAAGGCGGGGTTGGTGACAAAAATGTCGTCGCCAACGATCTGGATCCGGTTCCCTTGGGAAGCTGTCTGCCGGCCGAACCCCGCCCAATCATTTTCATCGAGGCCGTCTTCGATTGAAACAATCGGATAGCTAGTGATCCAGCTCTCATAGAGCGCGATCATCTCGCCCGTGTCTTTCCGCCCCTGTCCTGATTTCGACAGGTCGTAGGCGCTCCCGTCCCAAAATGAACTCGCAGCAGGATCCAGCGCGATCGCGATGTCTTTGCCGGGCTCGTAGCCGGCGGCGCGAATGGCGTCGACTATCACCTCGCATGCCTGCTCGTTGCTTTCGAGATCTGGCGCGAACCCGCCTTCATCACCCACCGATGTCGAATAGCCTTTCGCGTTCAGGATCCGCGCAAGCGCGTGGAATGTCTCGGTTCCGAATCGAAGCGCTTCCGAGAAACTCTGCGCCCCTATCGGCAGGACCATGAATTCCTGGAAGTCCACCGAGTTCTGAGCGTGCTTGCCGCCATTGATGATATTCATCATGGGGACCGGAAGACGTCTGGCGCCGGCCCCGCCGAGGTAGGCATATAGCGGCAAGGCCGACGTTTGGGCGGCGGCGCGGGCGACAGCCATCGAAACGCCGAGGATCGCATTCGCGCCTAGCTTTGCTTTGTTTGGCGTCCCGTCGAGCTGCAGCATCCGCGAGTCGATTTCGGCCTGGTGTGTCGGATCCAGCCCTTTGATCTCAGGCGCGATCTGCTCATTGACGTTTTTAACCGCTTTCAGCACCCCTTTGCCGCCATAGCGCGCTTCGCCGTCCCGGAGTTCAACCGCTTCGTGTTCGCCTGTCGAGGCGCCCGATGGCACCGAAGCTGTCGCAACGACGCCGTTGTCAAGCGTCACGTTGACCCGCACCGTGGGATTGCCCCGTGAGTCCAGGATCTCTAGCGCACGCACCGCTTCAATTTTTGCCATCGGATGGCTCCTTTTCGATTAGGACCGCACTTCGGAATCTTCCAACGCCTTTTCGACCTCCGCCTCGTGAGCAGGCGTGTGCAAGGTCATTTCGTCCTTGGGCAGAAGATGGCGCGGCAGGTAGAACTTATTGGCGATGAGCGTTGGAAGCACCGCCGTGCCGATGATCGCGGCGACCAGGGTCGAATATTGCGCGTCATCGATGATCTTGTTGGAAAGACCAAAAAGCGCCGATATTGTTCCGAAGGTGAGCCCCGACGCCATGAGCAGGGTCGTGTACATGGCGTCCTTGTGCGGCGCGTTAAACACCCTCGCCACGGGGTAGACGCTCACGATCTTCGTGACCATCTCGACGAGAATAAGTGCGGCTACGCCAAAAGGCGCCAGGAGCACCGTCGGGATGGACACAAAATACCCAGCGCGGATGAAATAAAACGGCGTCAGCAATCCGATTGTTATCGCACGGAGGCGCTTGACCAGAGCCGCATCGCGGCCCACGCTCCCGGCAAGCGCCATTCCGATCAGATAGGCTGGAAGCACGGCCTCGCTGCCGGCCCACACTGCGAGCGCCCCGAGTCCCATGAGACAGAACAGCAGGAATTTGGACTCGAATTCAGAGGGCCTGCCGCCGAAAATCGCGTAAGCGCGCGGCGTGATCTTTGGCAGACCGACAAAGGCGCCGCCAAGGGCAACCGCGAAGAGCAAGGTCTTCCAGGTAAAGGGCGCGAAGACGAGGCCCAGCGTTATCACGGTTCCAAGATCGGTGATGAAACAGGCGGCCAGGATTGTCTTGCCGAATTCCACCCGGTTGAAGCCATATTCCATCATCACCGTATAAACGACGGCGACGGAAGTCGCCGCCAAGGCAATGCCCGCCAGAAGCGCGGCCGAGCTATCCCAACCAAGGAGATAGTGGGCGGCGGCCCAACACCCAATCGCGGGCAGCAGAAAGCTCGCGACACCGATGGCCGCCGCCTCCCGCCACTTCATCGTGAAGACATCCGGGTCCAGTTCCGCCCCGGCGAGGAACGTCAGGAATATCGCCCCGATCCCAGCGAAAGCCTTCACCCAGGGCTCTTGCACGCCGAAGACCGAATATTCGCCGAATGTCGCCAGCAATGAGCCGGCGATCATTCCGACGATGATCTCCACCAACGCGGTTGAGAGCCGGTATCTATGCGCGATCACGCTGGCGATAAGCGCCAGCGCGAATACAAATGCGACTTGTCCCCAAATTCCCGCCATATCCCTTCCTCCCTAGGTTATCCTTCGCGACGCCGCAGTTATTCGCCGAGCAACATTCCCGGCAATGACAAGCAGAAATTCGATGAGAGTGCGAAACGCTTTCGCGTCGATACGATTGACGATCTTCTTGCCGAGATACGACCCGCAGAGGAGCCCCATCGCAGAATTAGAGAAGACGATGATCCAAGAAAATGGTTATGCAGGAAGTGCACCGCCGCTTTTGCCCAATTTCTGGTCGCTACTGTCATTTCGGAACCCTTCCAGTAACTCTCACAAAGTTTGCCGCGGCCATGGCGGTCAGCCTTCAACGAACGCTCATTTCACGCCCTGCCGCACAGCTTTGATCCGTGTCCCCAGGGGCCCGGACGAGGTTTTTCTTGATGATATCATCGGCGCGAGTCTTTGCGTCCGCGAGGTCCTTGTCAAAAACGGTGGTCGAATATTCGCCGGTCGATGTTTTCACCACAGATCCGTTCATCGGCTTCGCTTCGGCGCTCACATTAATGGATGTAACCGTCGAGAGACCCGGTCGTAGCGGTGTTTTCTTAAGTTCCTCCGGGTCAATGGCGA contains these protein-coding regions:
- a CDS encoding HAD-IC family P-type ATPase is translated as MAASRLDHDALLASLQTARSGLDRAEAETRLTSAGPNLIAQEGIPSVFEELWSRAKSPLNALLLSLAATSYLLGDLHSAVVITIIVALAIGMAFIQEHRSNEAAAKLRRAVKTMASVKRRGAEKEEVGHPNGFQEIPLEDLVPGDIVRLSAGDIIPADLCLLEAKDLFVDQAALTGEAIPVEKSAQVDAAADRDLLNIPNICLMGGSVVSGFATAVVVDTGAKTYFGQLASRVVSKRQLTSFERGVNRFIRLMLYFMLALAPAVFLINGLTKGDWAEALLFALAIAVGLTPELLPMIVTVNLAKGAVAMAEKRVIVKRLNAIQNFGAMDVLCTDKTGTLTQNRVSLSLYLNVEGKTDERVLEYAYLNSHYQSGLKSLLDVAVLEHVELGRNVHLRHDYQVVDEIPFDFSRKRLSVVLSRGAGEGNGNGVTRFFRLVWGFLSSGEGAHLLVCKGAVEETLSCCAFYDQNGKAIKFGPKRRNEILELTRELNEDGLRVVAVAYKEVSYPPKNYSVPDETDLTLLGFIAFLDPAKESTGAALSALKASGVQIKILTGDNEVVTRKICRDVGLEADRIALGSEIEKLSDDELAELLDGVTIFAKLSPDQKARIVRALHRKGHVVGFLGDGINDSLALKAADVGISVDTAVDIAKESADIILLEKSLLVLQQGVIEGRKVFGNIVKYIKMGASSNFGSMFSVLGASLLVPFLPMLPIQVLTNNLLYDFSQTAIPTDNVDQEYVAAPRRWEIGNLFKFMIFIGPISSIFDYSTFFVMLYVFDAWSNAALFQTGWFVESLLSQTLIIHIIRTAKIPFLESRASNALIATSLIISAIGAALPYTPIGEALKFTALPPLYWPILAGTLVVYALLTQAVKVWFVKRWGL
- the arsC gene encoding arsenate reductase (glutaredoxin) (This arsenate reductase requires both glutathione and glutaredoxin to convert arsenate to arsenite, after which the efflux transporter formed by ArsA and ArsB can extrude the arsenite from the cell, providing resistance.), whose translation is MSVTIYHNPACGTSRNTLAMIRQSGEEPVVIEYLKDPPTRARLVELLKAMGISARELLRQKGTPYEALGLADPKWTEDELIGFMLEHPILINRPIVVTPNGARLCRPSEAVLDILPNPDIGDFTKEDGEVVTGRGA
- a CDS encoding metalloregulator ArsR/SmtB family transcription factor, with the protein product MEKQEAIAALVALGHETRLDIFRLLMQAGPEGLPAGQIGERLGLPPATLSFHLSQLKHADLVTFRRESRSLIYSAVYPVMDALLAYMTENCCQGAAASCEAAVPSTCQPKGSHETPARARVR
- the eno gene encoding phosphopyruvate hydratase, with the translated sequence MAKIEAVRALEILDSRGNPTVRVNVTLDNGVVATASVPSGASTGEHEAVELRDGEARYGGKGVLKAVKNVNEQIAPEIKGLDPTHQAEIDSRMLQLDGTPNKAKLGANAILGVSMAVARAAAQTSALPLYAYLGGAGARRLPVPMMNIINGGKHAQNSVDFQEFMVLPIGAQSFSEALRFGTETFHALARILNAKGYSTSVGDEGGFAPDLESNEQACEVIVDAIRAAGYEPGKDIAIALDPAASSFWDGSAYDLSKSGQGRKDTGEMIALYESWITSYPIVSIEDGLDENDWAGFGRQTASQGNRIQIVGDDIFVTNPAFIARGIAEHAANAVLIKLNQIGTVTETVEAIALCREAGWGYVISHRSGETEDAFIADFAVAMGGGQIKTGSACRSERIAKYNRLLEIEAELGACSTFKSPFA
- a CDS encoding GDCCVxC domain-containing (seleno)protein, translating into MRLVSVITCPSCGRQSAETMPTDACQFFYECKGCGALLKPKAGDCCVFCSYGDVPCPPVQEAREHRRPAGCCSSA
- a CDS encoding helix-turn-helix domain-containing protein → MKSLTIGQLAAAAGVNLETVRYYERIKLMPPPARTASGYRAYEQAHIRRLAFIRRARELGFSIEQIRALLALAEPSRASCADVRDIARTHLDEVRAELADLARLERILAETISRCSGDPAPPCPVLNMLATSGLGQEKRTAKKV
- a CDS encoding mercuric transporter MerT family protein encodes the protein MVRRLGLVAGFAAVVASSCCAIPLGLAALGASAGVLGGLETVAEWRTPFLLISALAIVGGWGAWGLKRPVACASGESCASPERSRSTLALLICASAIVLAAASWGYIDPALLKLMRGR
- the arsD gene encoding arsenite efflux transporter metallochaperone ArsD, whose translation is MTTIHVFDPALCCSSGVCGVDTDQALVTFAADVDWAKKNGAQIERFNLAQQPMAFADNVTVKGFLERSGQEALPLILVNGDIALAGRYPNRAELARWAGVKEAAEAQQGSCCGGKTSCC
- a CDS encoding arsenate reductase ArsC; the protein is MTERVYNVLFLCTGNTARSILAEGILRKDGAGRFNAFSAGSQPKGVINPFAIKTLAEYDYPTEGFRSKNWEEFAAPGAPVMDFVFTVCDNAAGEVCPIWPGQPMTAHWGIEDPAAVEGTDIEKQRAFNLAFRYLKTRISLLLATPIARLDKLKLKARLREIGEAEGATHGHKTEA
- a CDS encoding ArsI/CadI family heavy metal resistance metalloenzyme, coding for MKRLHVHVSVDDLAGSVRFYSALFGAEPTVAKPDYAKWMLDDPRVNFAISARGGKTGVDHLGIQVETPEELKEVYGRLQQAERPMLEEGATTCCYAESEKAWTSDPQGLLWESFLTTGESTIYGDDEKLAGFRTGGKGASSPCCGSKLRQSLKPLVVLEREPTNDRTRL
- a CDS encoding cation:proton antiporter, yielding MAGIWGQVAFVFALALIASVIAHRYRLSTALVEIIVGMIAGSLLATFGEYSVFGVQEPWVKAFAGIGAIFLTFLAGAELDPDVFTMKWREAAAIGVASFLLPAIGCWAAAHYLLGWDSSAALLAGIALAATSVAVVYTVMMEYGFNRVEFGKTILAACFITDLGTVITLGLVFAPFTWKTLLFAVALGGAFVGLPKITPRAYAIFGGRPSEFESKFLLFCLMGLGALAVWAGSEAVLPAYLIGMALAGSVGRDAALVKRLRAITIGLLTPFYFIRAGYFVSIPTVLLAPFGVAALILVEMVTKIVSVYPVARVFNAPHKDAMYTTLLMASGLTFGTISALFGLSNKIIDDAQYSTLVAAIIGTAVLPTLIANKFYLPRHLLPKDEMTLHTPAHEAEVEKALEDSEVRS
- a CDS encoding sulfite exporter TauE/SafE family protein, with protein sequence MRGPANQIKMSDATSLAMAFGGGALIGGLGGLIGLGGAEFRLPLLISVFAFSGLEAVILNKAMSLIVVAFALPFRSSSVPFGEVAGNWPAIINLLTGSLLGAWLGAGWATRLSHKELYRVIAVLLVLIAIALVFGHNAANAAPALTGVAQMLTGVVAGFAIGVVASLLGVAGGELLIPTLVLLFGADIKLAGSLSLAVSLPTMIVAFTRYSRDRSFAVMRNNRRFVLAMATGSIAGSFIGGQMLGFVPSSMLLPLLATILVVSAVKVWRHQ